In Acipenser ruthenus unplaced genomic scaffold, fAciRut3.2 maternal haplotype, whole genome shotgun sequence, the following are encoded in one genomic region:
- the LOC131735603 gene encoding ubinuclein-2-like isoform X2: protein MAEPRKVAFITLSPPDSHKRCREDEPCSPAAPMASGNNIFPGTGTAAAAAAADGEKAAERRITVRLNLRLSEPSEQASAEFNYSELVQSIQVKKPAVAVAPVPTNPDDPFDDDERERLQLEAMARKFESKYGNTNKKKRRDRVQDLIDIGFGYDETDPFIDNSEAYDELVPASLTTKFGGFYINAGTLQFRPASDSEGDDTRGENKMKPHRKLKEGEERGMKKRKRKEEGSSMEKEKKPRKNRVPKTLGVSALNAHRPDKKKRKKLMKDSLSLAAMLRKFTREKESMKRSAPPTQTPAGLPKPLKPSVSTHSPALHDLPDPSVLSLLGSANDSELFQQAASAMELLGDIDLEGLLESTPQDSPEGGASSCGQENGMLGAVVAAGGGGAARTQVMRLTPPPPLPDGLPASLRRRIGDLREASRQFDEEGRKKFFTLDMNNILLDIELQVQEQPPHVRAAVYCHLEAFVPCNKDMLLKRVRKLNLNVQDDRLRAPLLKLKLAVSNVMPEQLSRYRDDCLAHNQAKVAKVAKLHSEEDRERNGSEDEDDEKPGKRVMGPRKKFHWDENIRALLCNLVQIKLGCYELEPNKTMTAEDYLKSFLESEVKPLWPKGWMQARMLFKESRSVHSRVTGNSVKKKIVPTPKTKIRDSSPKDGRSLPSLSVLGGVSPRTPASAVGTPAPQPAPPGPSTSTPLPPPRYETICLDDSLDEDLSPSLDSISEALALLSNAARGLVSNASPPPLSSSSPSSSPSSSSSSREDKSAMGPPSKPATALPPRPSPKPNPSPKLNPNPSPNLNPKLNILAGLSAPLQNLKPRSSLAPPSGQPGKQQPHSPALKHSLSAAAPPVSPVVKLHSSPGSPSLLSHGSKHGGQAGKQQRSHCSPAPHAKLQAAPPASQPQKLHPAHSHSLNLQASPSPPVSGKLQLLSSRSLQQPKSSVPSRPLPSGVLQTPSFVSSMQATLSKSPLNPIVKLSNALPSPGPPRASPAPSSSSSSSAVNINNVAPERATPPRSSPSPSPSLPVQARAVSSSSSLPPGSYKTPAGGPGGAFRPPYTSSGPSSAYSPSLQIRAHSGPSLTSPSSTVRGGTPVSQSAGASPSPAPSPASASSAANQRRSCPSPATPQRAGLAGSKPVTSRAASTVMTSSTVLQPAAVTQVTSGAGVLGSSPPLSLMTSPLAVSNPAGSLGPFGMLGGLVPVSLPFQFPLELLSFNPSDSSGSTSFPHNANQSQGNDVKRKSH, encoded by the exons ATGGCGGAGCCGAGGAAGGTGGCCTTCATCACACTGTCGCCCCCGGATTCCCACAAGCGCTGCCGGGAGGACGAGCCGTGCAGCCCCGCGGCCCCGATGGCCAGCGGCAATAATATCTTCCCAGGCACAGggacggcggcggcggcggcggcggcggacGGAGAGAAGGCTGCAGAGCGGCGCATCACCGTCCGGTTGAATCTCCGACTGTCCGAGCCGAGCGAGCAGGCGTCGGCCGAGTTTAACTACAGCGAGCTCGTCCAGTCGATACAG GTGAAGAAGCCCGCTGTTGCCGTGGCGCCCGTGCCCACCAATCCGGACGACCCGTTTGACGATGACGAGCGCGAGAGGCTGCAGCTGGAGGCGATGGCTCGGAAGTTTGAGAGCAAATAC GGCAACACCAATAAGAAGAAGCGACGGGATCGCGTGCAGGACCTGATTGACATCGGCTTCGGCTACGATGAGACAGACCCCTTCATTGACAACTCTGAGGCT TATGATGAACTGGTCCCAGCCTCCCTCACCACCAAGTTTGGTGGTTTCTACATCAATGCCGGGACGCTGCAGTTCAGACCCGCCTCCGACTCGGAGGGAGACGACACCCGGGGAGAGAACAAGATGAAACCGCACAGA AAGCTGAAGGAGGGAGAGGAGCGAGGGATGAAGAAGCGCAAGAGGAAAGAAGAGGGGAGCAGCATGGAGAAAGAGAAGAAGCCACGCAAGAACAGAGTGCCCAAGACACTGGG GGTCTCGGCTCTCAACGCTCACAGACCCGataagaagaagaggaagaagctGATGAAAGACTCTCTGTCGCTGGCCGCCATGCTGCGCAAATTCACACGAGAGAAGGAGAGCATGAAGAGGAGCGCCCCCCCGACCCAGACCCCCGCGGGGCTCCCCAAACCCCTCAAACCCTCCGTCTCCACCCACAGCCCCGCCCTGCACGACCTCCCAGACCCCTCTGTCCTGTCACTGCTGGGCTCGGCCAACGACAgcgagctgttccagcaggctgCCAGTGCCATGGAGCTGCTGGGAGACATTGACCTGGAGGGGCTGCTGGAGTCCACCCCCCAGGACAGCCCAGAGGGAGGGGCCAGCAGCTGCGGCCAGGAGAacggcatgctgggagccgtggTCGCTGCGGGCGGCGGGGGGGCAGCGCGGACGCAGGTGATGAGActgacccctccccctcccctccctgacgGACTGCCAGCTTCTCTGAGGAGGAGGATTGGAGACCTGCGAGag gcctCTCGGCAGTTTGACGAGGAGGGAAGGAAGAAGTTCTTCACGCTGGACATGAACAACATCCTTCTgga TATCGAGCTGCAGGTGCAGGAGCAGCCGCCCCACGTCCGAGCCGCTGTTTACTGCCACCTGGAGGCCTTCGTCCCGTGCAACAAGGACATGCTGCTGAAGAGAGTGAGGAAACTGAACCTGAACGtgcag gaTGACCGTTTGCGTGCTCCTCTCCTCAAGCTGAAGCTGGCGGTCAGTAACGTGATGCCCGAGCAGCTCTCCCGTTACCGTGACGACTGCCTCGCCCACAACCAGGCCAAGGTGGCCAAAGTAGCCAA GCTGCACTCCGAGGAGGATCGCGAGCGGAACGGCTCGGAGGACGAAGACGATGAGAAGCCGGGAAAGAGAGTGATGGGACCGCGCAAGAAATTCCACTGGGACGAGAACATCCG GGCTTTGCTGTGTAATCTGGTTCAGATTAAGCTGGGCTGCTACGAGCTGGAGCCCAACAAGACCATGACTGCCGAGGATTATCTGAAGAGCTTCCTGGAGAGCGAGGTGAAGCCGCTGTGGCCGAAAGGCTGGATGCAGGCCAG GATGCTGTTCAAGGAGAGTCGCTCGGTGCACAGCCGCGTCACTGGAAACTC agTTAAGAAGAAAATTGTACCGACACCAAAGACCAAAATCAGG gATTCAAGTCCTAAGGATGGccgctctctcccctccctctctgttTTGGGGGGGGTGTCTCCGCGCACTCCTGCCTCCGCAGTGGGGACCCCGGCCCCCCAGCCTGCCCCTCCCGGCCCCTCCACTAgcacccccctgccccccccccggTACGAGACGATCTGTCTGGACGACTCCCTGGATGAGGACCTGTCCCCTTCTCTGGACTCCATCTCTGAGGCGCTGGCTCTGCTGAGCAACGCTGCCCGAGGGCTGGTCTCCAACGccagcccccctcccctctcctcctcctctccctcctcctccccctcctcctcctcatcctccagGGAAGACAAGTCTGCCATGGGACCCCCGAGCAAGCCGGCCACCGCCCTCCCCCCCAGACCCagccccaaacccaaccccagcCCCAAACTTAATCCCAACCCCAGCCCCAATCTAAACCCCAAACTCAATATTTTAGCAGGCCTGTCTGCGCCTCTGCAGAACCTGAAGCCGAGGTCCAGCCTAGCGCCCCCCAGCGGCCAGCCAGGGAAGCAGCAGCCGCACAGCCCTGCCCTGAAACACTCTCTCTCCGCAGCGGCGCCCCCCGTCTCCCCGGTGGTCAAACTGCACTCCAGCCCCGGCAGCCCCAGTCTGCTTTCGCACGGCTCCAAGCACGGGGGCCAGGCAGGGAAGCAGCAGCGCTCTCACTGCAGCCCCGCCCCCCACGCCAAGCTGCAGGCGGCGCCCCCTGCCTCCCAGCCACAGAAACTGCACCCAGCCCACTCGCACTCCCTCAATCTCCAGGCCTCGCCGTCGCCCCCCGTCTCCGGCAAACTGCAACTGCTGAGCTCCCGTTCCCTTCAGCAGCCCAAGAGCAGCGTCCCGTCCCGGCCGCTCCCCTCAGGGGTGCTCCAGACCCCCAGCTTCGTGAGCTCCATGCAGGCGACGCTCAGCAAGTCCCCGCTGAACCCCATCGTGAAGCTGAGCAACGCCCTGCCCTCCCCCGGGCCCCCCCGGGCCTCCCCggcccccagcagcagcagcagcagcagtgctgtGAATATTAATAATGTCGCTCCGGAGAGAGCCACGCCCCCCCGCTCCTCCCCcagcccctccccctctctcccagtGCAGGCCCGCGCTGTCTCCAGCagctcctccctcccccccgggaGCTACAAGACcccagcagggggtcctgggggTGCATTTAGACCCCCGTACACCAGCTCGGGACCCTCCTCTGCCTACTCGCCCTCCCTCCAGATCAGAGCTCACTCCGGGCCCAGTCTGACCAGTCCCAGCAGTACAGTCAGGGGCGGGACTCCAGTCTCCCAGTCTGCTGGTGCCTCCCCCTCCCCCGCCCCCTCCCCTGCCTCGGCCTCTTCAGCAGCCAATCAGAGGAGGTCCTGCCCCTCCCCCGCCACGCCGCAGAGGGCGGGGCTCGCGGGGTCTAAGCCAGTCACAAGCCGCGCCGCGTCGACGGTGATGACGTCATCGACAGTCCTGCAGCCGGCTGCGGTAACGCAG GTCACCTCAGGGGCGGGTGTCCTGGGCAGCTCCCCCCCGCTCTCCCTGATGACCTCACCGCTGGCCGTGTCCAATCCGGCGGGCTCGCTCGGCCCGTTCGGAATGCTGGGGGGTCTGGTTCCGGTGTCGCTGCCCTTCCAGTTCCCTCTGGAGCTGCTCAGCTTCAACCCATCCGACAGCTCAGGGAGCACGTCTTTCCCACACA ACGCAAACCAAAGCCAAGGAAACGACGTGAAGAGGAAATCCCATTGA
- the LOC131735603 gene encoding ubinuclein-2-like isoform X3 has product MAEPRKVAFITLSPPDSHKRCREDEPCSPAAPMASGNNIFPGTGTAAAAAAADGEKAAERRITVRLNLRLSEPSEQASAEFNYSELVQSIQVKKPAVAVAPVPTNPDDPFDDDERERLQLEAMARKFESKYGNTNKKKRRDRVQDLIDIGFGYDETDPFIDNSEAYDELVPASLTTKFGGFYINAGTLQFRPASDSEGDDTRGENKMKPHRKLKEGEERGMKKRKRKEEGSSMEKEKKPRKNRVPKTLGVSALNAHRPDKKKRKKLMKDSLSLAAMLRKFTREKESMKRSAPPTQTPAGLPKPLKPSVSTHSPALHDLPDPSVLSLLGSANDSELFQQAASAMELLGDIDLEGLLESTPQDSPEGGASSCGQENGMLGAVVAAGGGGAARTQVMRLTPPPPLPDGLPASLRRRIGDLREASRQFDEEGRKKFFTLDMNNILLDIELQVQEQPPHVRAAVYCHLEAFVPCNKDMLLKRVRKLNLNVQDDRLRAPLLKLKLAVSNVMPEQLSRYRDDCLAHNQAKVAKVAKLHSEEDRERNGSEDEDDEKPGKRVMGPRKKFHWDENIRALLCNLVQIKLGCYELEPNKTMTAEDYLKSFLESEVKPLWPKGWMQARMLFKESRSVHSRVTGNSVKKKIVPTPKTKIRDSSPKDGRSLPSLSVLGGVSPRTPASAVGTPAPQPAPPGPSTSTPLPPPRYETICLDDSLDEDLSPSLDSISEALALLSNAARGLVSNASPPPLSSSSPSSSPSSSSSSREDKSAMGPPSKPATALPPRPSPKPNPSPKLNPNPSPNLNPKLNILAGLSAPLQNLKPRSSLAPPSGQPGKQQPHSPALKHSLSAAAPPVSPVVKLHSSPGSPSLLSHGSKHGGQAGKQQRSHCSPAPHAKLQAAPPASQPQKLHPAHSHSLNLQASPSPPVSGKLQLLSSRSLQQPKSSVPSRPLPSGVLQTPSFVSSMQATLSKSPLNPIVKLSNALPSPGPPRASPAPSSSSSSSAVNINNVAPERATPPRSSPSPSPSLPVQARAVSSSSSLPPGSYKTPAGGPGGAFRPPYTSSGPSSAYSPSLQIRAHSGPSLTSPSSTVRGGTPVSQSAGASPSPAPSPASASSAANQRRSCPSPATPQRAGLAGSKPVTSRAASTVMTSSTVLQPAAVTQTQTKAKETT; this is encoded by the exons ATGGCGGAGCCGAGGAAGGTGGCCTTCATCACACTGTCGCCCCCGGATTCCCACAAGCGCTGCCGGGAGGACGAGCCGTGCAGCCCCGCGGCCCCGATGGCCAGCGGCAATAATATCTTCCCAGGCACAGggacggcggcggcggcggcggcggcggacGGAGAGAAGGCTGCAGAGCGGCGCATCACCGTCCGGTTGAATCTCCGACTGTCCGAGCCGAGCGAGCAGGCGTCGGCCGAGTTTAACTACAGCGAGCTCGTCCAGTCGATACAG GTGAAGAAGCCCGCTGTTGCCGTGGCGCCCGTGCCCACCAATCCGGACGACCCGTTTGACGATGACGAGCGCGAGAGGCTGCAGCTGGAGGCGATGGCTCGGAAGTTTGAGAGCAAATAC GGCAACACCAATAAGAAGAAGCGACGGGATCGCGTGCAGGACCTGATTGACATCGGCTTCGGCTACGATGAGACAGACCCCTTCATTGACAACTCTGAGGCT TATGATGAACTGGTCCCAGCCTCCCTCACCACCAAGTTTGGTGGTTTCTACATCAATGCCGGGACGCTGCAGTTCAGACCCGCCTCCGACTCGGAGGGAGACGACACCCGGGGAGAGAACAAGATGAAACCGCACAGA AAGCTGAAGGAGGGAGAGGAGCGAGGGATGAAGAAGCGCAAGAGGAAAGAAGAGGGGAGCAGCATGGAGAAAGAGAAGAAGCCACGCAAGAACAGAGTGCCCAAGACACTGGG GGTCTCGGCTCTCAACGCTCACAGACCCGataagaagaagaggaagaagctGATGAAAGACTCTCTGTCGCTGGCCGCCATGCTGCGCAAATTCACACGAGAGAAGGAGAGCATGAAGAGGAGCGCCCCCCCGACCCAGACCCCCGCGGGGCTCCCCAAACCCCTCAAACCCTCCGTCTCCACCCACAGCCCCGCCCTGCACGACCTCCCAGACCCCTCTGTCCTGTCACTGCTGGGCTCGGCCAACGACAgcgagctgttccagcaggctgCCAGTGCCATGGAGCTGCTGGGAGACATTGACCTGGAGGGGCTGCTGGAGTCCACCCCCCAGGACAGCCCAGAGGGAGGGGCCAGCAGCTGCGGCCAGGAGAacggcatgctgggagccgtggTCGCTGCGGGCGGCGGGGGGGCAGCGCGGACGCAGGTGATGAGActgacccctccccctcccctccctgacgGACTGCCAGCTTCTCTGAGGAGGAGGATTGGAGACCTGCGAGag gcctCTCGGCAGTTTGACGAGGAGGGAAGGAAGAAGTTCTTCACGCTGGACATGAACAACATCCTTCTgga TATCGAGCTGCAGGTGCAGGAGCAGCCGCCCCACGTCCGAGCCGCTGTTTACTGCCACCTGGAGGCCTTCGTCCCGTGCAACAAGGACATGCTGCTGAAGAGAGTGAGGAAACTGAACCTGAACGtgcag gaTGACCGTTTGCGTGCTCCTCTCCTCAAGCTGAAGCTGGCGGTCAGTAACGTGATGCCCGAGCAGCTCTCCCGTTACCGTGACGACTGCCTCGCCCACAACCAGGCCAAGGTGGCCAAAGTAGCCAA GCTGCACTCCGAGGAGGATCGCGAGCGGAACGGCTCGGAGGACGAAGACGATGAGAAGCCGGGAAAGAGAGTGATGGGACCGCGCAAGAAATTCCACTGGGACGAGAACATCCG GGCTTTGCTGTGTAATCTGGTTCAGATTAAGCTGGGCTGCTACGAGCTGGAGCCCAACAAGACCATGACTGCCGAGGATTATCTGAAGAGCTTCCTGGAGAGCGAGGTGAAGCCGCTGTGGCCGAAAGGCTGGATGCAGGCCAG GATGCTGTTCAAGGAGAGTCGCTCGGTGCACAGCCGCGTCACTGGAAACTC agTTAAGAAGAAAATTGTACCGACACCAAAGACCAAAATCAGG gATTCAAGTCCTAAGGATGGccgctctctcccctccctctctgttTTGGGGGGGGTGTCTCCGCGCACTCCTGCCTCCGCAGTGGGGACCCCGGCCCCCCAGCCTGCCCCTCCCGGCCCCTCCACTAgcacccccctgccccccccccggTACGAGACGATCTGTCTGGACGACTCCCTGGATGAGGACCTGTCCCCTTCTCTGGACTCCATCTCTGAGGCGCTGGCTCTGCTGAGCAACGCTGCCCGAGGGCTGGTCTCCAACGccagcccccctcccctctcctcctcctctccctcctcctccccctcctcctcctcatcctccagGGAAGACAAGTCTGCCATGGGACCCCCGAGCAAGCCGGCCACCGCCCTCCCCCCCAGACCCagccccaaacccaaccccagcCCCAAACTTAATCCCAACCCCAGCCCCAATCTAAACCCCAAACTCAATATTTTAGCAGGCCTGTCTGCGCCTCTGCAGAACCTGAAGCCGAGGTCCAGCCTAGCGCCCCCCAGCGGCCAGCCAGGGAAGCAGCAGCCGCACAGCCCTGCCCTGAAACACTCTCTCTCCGCAGCGGCGCCCCCCGTCTCCCCGGTGGTCAAACTGCACTCCAGCCCCGGCAGCCCCAGTCTGCTTTCGCACGGCTCCAAGCACGGGGGCCAGGCAGGGAAGCAGCAGCGCTCTCACTGCAGCCCCGCCCCCCACGCCAAGCTGCAGGCGGCGCCCCCTGCCTCCCAGCCACAGAAACTGCACCCAGCCCACTCGCACTCCCTCAATCTCCAGGCCTCGCCGTCGCCCCCCGTCTCCGGCAAACTGCAACTGCTGAGCTCCCGTTCCCTTCAGCAGCCCAAGAGCAGCGTCCCGTCCCGGCCGCTCCCCTCAGGGGTGCTCCAGACCCCCAGCTTCGTGAGCTCCATGCAGGCGACGCTCAGCAAGTCCCCGCTGAACCCCATCGTGAAGCTGAGCAACGCCCTGCCCTCCCCCGGGCCCCCCCGGGCCTCCCCggcccccagcagcagcagcagcagcagtgctgtGAATATTAATAATGTCGCTCCGGAGAGAGCCACGCCCCCCCGCTCCTCCCCcagcccctccccctctctcccagtGCAGGCCCGCGCTGTCTCCAGCagctcctccctcccccccgggaGCTACAAGACcccagcagggggtcctgggggTGCATTTAGACCCCCGTACACCAGCTCGGGACCCTCCTCTGCCTACTCGCCCTCCCTCCAGATCAGAGCTCACTCCGGGCCCAGTCTGACCAGTCCCAGCAGTACAGTCAGGGGCGGGACTCCAGTCTCCCAGTCTGCTGGTGCCTCCCCCTCCCCCGCCCCCTCCCCTGCCTCGGCCTCTTCAGCAGCCAATCAGAGGAGGTCCTGCCCCTCCCCCGCCACGCCGCAGAGGGCGGGGCTCGCGGGGTCTAAGCCAGTCACAAGCCGCGCCGCGTCGACGGTGATGACGTCATCGACAGTCCTGCAGCCGGCTGCGGTAACGCAG ACGCAAACCAAAGCCAAGGAAACGACGTGA
- the LOC131735603 gene encoding ubinuclein-2-like isoform X1, producing the protein MAEPRKVAFITLSPPDSHKRCREDEPCSPAAPMASGNNIFPGTGTAAAAAAADGEKAAERRITVRLNLRLSEPSEQASAEFNYSELVQSIQVKKPAVAVAPVPTNPDDPFDDDERERLQLEAMARKFESKYGNTNKKKRRDRVQDLIDIGFGYDETDPFIDNSEAYDELVPASLTTKFGGFYINAGTLQFRPASDSEGDDTRGENKMKPHRKLKEGEERGMKKRKRKEEGSSMEKEKKPRKNRVPKTLGVSALNAHRPDKKKRKKLMKDSLSLAAMLRKFTREKESMKRSAPPTQTPAGLPKPLKPSVSTHSPALHDLPDPSVLSLLGSANDSELFQQAASAMELLGDIDLEGLLESTPQDSPEGGASSCGQENGMLGAVVAAGGGGAARTQVMRLTPPPPLPDGLPASLRRRIGDLREASRQFDEEGRKKFFTLDMNNILLDIELQVQEQPPHVRAAVYCHLEAFVPCNKDMLLKRVRKLNLNVQDDRLRAPLLKLKLAVSNVMPEQLSRYRDDCLAHNQAKVAKVAKLHSEEDRERNGSEDEDDEKPGKRVMGPRKKFHWDENIRALLCNLVQIKLGCYELEPNKTMTAEDYLKSFLESEVKPLWPKGWMQARMLFKESRSVHSRVTGNSVKKKIVPTPKTKIRDSSPKDGRSLPSLSVLGGVSPRTPASAVGTPAPQPAPPGPSTSTPLPPPRYETICLDDSLDEDLSPSLDSISEALALLSNAARGLVSNASPPPLSSSSPSSSPSSSSSSREDKSAMGPPSKPATALPPRPSPKPNPSPKLNPNPSPNLNPKLNILAGLSAPLQNLKPRSSLAPPSGQPGKQQPHSPALKHSLSAAAPPVSPVVKLHSSPGSPSLLSHGSKHGGQAGKQQRSHCSPAPHAKLQAAPPASQPQKLHPAHSHSLNLQASPSPPVSGKLQLLSSRSLQQPKSSVPSRPLPSGVLQTPSFVSSMQATLSKSPLNPIVKLSNALPSPGPPRASPAPSSSSSSSAVNINNVAPERATPPRSSPSPSPSLPVQARAVSSSSSLPPGSYKTPAGGPGGAFRPPYTSSGPSSAYSPSLQIRAHSGPSLTSPSSTVRGGTPVSQSAGASPSPAPSPASASSAANQRRSCPSPATPQRAGLAGSKPVTSRAASTVMTSSTVLQPAAVTQVTSGAGVLGSSPPLSLMTSPLAVSNPAGSLGPFGMLGGLVPVSLPFQFPLELLSFNPSDSSGSTSFPHNLSLELLKGLQAGSLHALPAHLQHAFSDANQSQGNDVKRKSH; encoded by the exons ATGGCGGAGCCGAGGAAGGTGGCCTTCATCACACTGTCGCCCCCGGATTCCCACAAGCGCTGCCGGGAGGACGAGCCGTGCAGCCCCGCGGCCCCGATGGCCAGCGGCAATAATATCTTCCCAGGCACAGggacggcggcggcggcggcggcggcggacGGAGAGAAGGCTGCAGAGCGGCGCATCACCGTCCGGTTGAATCTCCGACTGTCCGAGCCGAGCGAGCAGGCGTCGGCCGAGTTTAACTACAGCGAGCTCGTCCAGTCGATACAG GTGAAGAAGCCCGCTGTTGCCGTGGCGCCCGTGCCCACCAATCCGGACGACCCGTTTGACGATGACGAGCGCGAGAGGCTGCAGCTGGAGGCGATGGCTCGGAAGTTTGAGAGCAAATAC GGCAACACCAATAAGAAGAAGCGACGGGATCGCGTGCAGGACCTGATTGACATCGGCTTCGGCTACGATGAGACAGACCCCTTCATTGACAACTCTGAGGCT TATGATGAACTGGTCCCAGCCTCCCTCACCACCAAGTTTGGTGGTTTCTACATCAATGCCGGGACGCTGCAGTTCAGACCCGCCTCCGACTCGGAGGGAGACGACACCCGGGGAGAGAACAAGATGAAACCGCACAGA AAGCTGAAGGAGGGAGAGGAGCGAGGGATGAAGAAGCGCAAGAGGAAAGAAGAGGGGAGCAGCATGGAGAAAGAGAAGAAGCCACGCAAGAACAGAGTGCCCAAGACACTGGG GGTCTCGGCTCTCAACGCTCACAGACCCGataagaagaagaggaagaagctGATGAAAGACTCTCTGTCGCTGGCCGCCATGCTGCGCAAATTCACACGAGAGAAGGAGAGCATGAAGAGGAGCGCCCCCCCGACCCAGACCCCCGCGGGGCTCCCCAAACCCCTCAAACCCTCCGTCTCCACCCACAGCCCCGCCCTGCACGACCTCCCAGACCCCTCTGTCCTGTCACTGCTGGGCTCGGCCAACGACAgcgagctgttccagcaggctgCCAGTGCCATGGAGCTGCTGGGAGACATTGACCTGGAGGGGCTGCTGGAGTCCACCCCCCAGGACAGCCCAGAGGGAGGGGCCAGCAGCTGCGGCCAGGAGAacggcatgctgggagccgtggTCGCTGCGGGCGGCGGGGGGGCAGCGCGGACGCAGGTGATGAGActgacccctccccctcccctccctgacgGACTGCCAGCTTCTCTGAGGAGGAGGATTGGAGACCTGCGAGag gcctCTCGGCAGTTTGACGAGGAGGGAAGGAAGAAGTTCTTCACGCTGGACATGAACAACATCCTTCTgga TATCGAGCTGCAGGTGCAGGAGCAGCCGCCCCACGTCCGAGCCGCTGTTTACTGCCACCTGGAGGCCTTCGTCCCGTGCAACAAGGACATGCTGCTGAAGAGAGTGAGGAAACTGAACCTGAACGtgcag gaTGACCGTTTGCGTGCTCCTCTCCTCAAGCTGAAGCTGGCGGTCAGTAACGTGATGCCCGAGCAGCTCTCCCGTTACCGTGACGACTGCCTCGCCCACAACCAGGCCAAGGTGGCCAAAGTAGCCAA GCTGCACTCCGAGGAGGATCGCGAGCGGAACGGCTCGGAGGACGAAGACGATGAGAAGCCGGGAAAGAGAGTGATGGGACCGCGCAAGAAATTCCACTGGGACGAGAACATCCG GGCTTTGCTGTGTAATCTGGTTCAGATTAAGCTGGGCTGCTACGAGCTGGAGCCCAACAAGACCATGACTGCCGAGGATTATCTGAAGAGCTTCCTGGAGAGCGAGGTGAAGCCGCTGTGGCCGAAAGGCTGGATGCAGGCCAG GATGCTGTTCAAGGAGAGTCGCTCGGTGCACAGCCGCGTCACTGGAAACTC agTTAAGAAGAAAATTGTACCGACACCAAAGACCAAAATCAGG gATTCAAGTCCTAAGGATGGccgctctctcccctccctctctgttTTGGGGGGGGTGTCTCCGCGCACTCCTGCCTCCGCAGTGGGGACCCCGGCCCCCCAGCCTGCCCCTCCCGGCCCCTCCACTAgcacccccctgccccccccccggTACGAGACGATCTGTCTGGACGACTCCCTGGATGAGGACCTGTCCCCTTCTCTGGACTCCATCTCTGAGGCGCTGGCTCTGCTGAGCAACGCTGCCCGAGGGCTGGTCTCCAACGccagcccccctcccctctcctcctcctctccctcctcctccccctcctcctcctcatcctccagGGAAGACAAGTCTGCCATGGGACCCCCGAGCAAGCCGGCCACCGCCCTCCCCCCCAGACCCagccccaaacccaaccccagcCCCAAACTTAATCCCAACCCCAGCCCCAATCTAAACCCCAAACTCAATATTTTAGCAGGCCTGTCTGCGCCTCTGCAGAACCTGAAGCCGAGGTCCAGCCTAGCGCCCCCCAGCGGCCAGCCAGGGAAGCAGCAGCCGCACAGCCCTGCCCTGAAACACTCTCTCTCCGCAGCGGCGCCCCCCGTCTCCCCGGTGGTCAAACTGCACTCCAGCCCCGGCAGCCCCAGTCTGCTTTCGCACGGCTCCAAGCACGGGGGCCAGGCAGGGAAGCAGCAGCGCTCTCACTGCAGCCCCGCCCCCCACGCCAAGCTGCAGGCGGCGCCCCCTGCCTCCCAGCCACAGAAACTGCACCCAGCCCACTCGCACTCCCTCAATCTCCAGGCCTCGCCGTCGCCCCCCGTCTCCGGCAAACTGCAACTGCTGAGCTCCCGTTCCCTTCAGCAGCCCAAGAGCAGCGTCCCGTCCCGGCCGCTCCCCTCAGGGGTGCTCCAGACCCCCAGCTTCGTGAGCTCCATGCAGGCGACGCTCAGCAAGTCCCCGCTGAACCCCATCGTGAAGCTGAGCAACGCCCTGCCCTCCCCCGGGCCCCCCCGGGCCTCCCCggcccccagcagcagcagcagcagcagtgctgtGAATATTAATAATGTCGCTCCGGAGAGAGCCACGCCCCCCCGCTCCTCCCCcagcccctccccctctctcccagtGCAGGCCCGCGCTGTCTCCAGCagctcctccctcccccccgggaGCTACAAGACcccagcagggggtcctgggggTGCATTTAGACCCCCGTACACCAGCTCGGGACCCTCCTCTGCCTACTCGCCCTCCCTCCAGATCAGAGCTCACTCCGGGCCCAGTCTGACCAGTCCCAGCAGTACAGTCAGGGGCGGGACTCCAGTCTCCCAGTCTGCTGGTGCCTCCCCCTCCCCCGCCCCCTCCCCTGCCTCGGCCTCTTCAGCAGCCAATCAGAGGAGGTCCTGCCCCTCCCCCGCCACGCCGCAGAGGGCGGGGCTCGCGGGGTCTAAGCCAGTCACAAGCCGCGCCGCGTCGACGGTGATGACGTCATCGACAGTCCTGCAGCCGGCTGCGGTAACGCAG GTCACCTCAGGGGCGGGTGTCCTGGGCAGCTCCCCCCCGCTCTCCCTGATGACCTCACCGCTGGCCGTGTCCAATCCGGCGGGCTCGCTCGGCCCGTTCGGAATGCTGGGGGGTCTGGTTCCGGTGTCGCTGCCCTTCCAGTTCCCTCTGGAGCTGCTCAGCTTCAACCCATCCGACAGCTCAGGGAGCACGTCTTTCCCACACA aTCTCTCTCTAGAGCTCTTAAAAGGCTTGCAGGCGGGCTCCCTGCATGCACTGCCTGCACACTTGCAGCACGCATTCTCAG ACGCAAACCAAAGCCAAGGAAACGACGTGAAGAGGAAATCCCATTGA